Proteins from a genomic interval of Zingiber officinale cultivar Zhangliang chromosome 2A, Zo_v1.1, whole genome shotgun sequence:
- the LOC122042117 gene encoding galactoside 2-alpha-L-fucosyltransferase-like: MAAKFVGGSATQPFLLAASLTLVILLFVLSGATRNLPLDLLIRSGSYSALEQDPKNCSSEAAVASTGDSPAKPDKLLGGLLSPDFEEASCVSRYQSSLFWHSNRTPSSYLLHKLRSYEALHKKCGPNTEPFNRSLQQLTASAAAAAGGNSECKYLVWLPSDGLGNQLIALVSTFLYALLNDRVLLLSIPMGLHGTFCEPFPDSSWALPSDFPIYNLDTHDFYSKSPRSYGYLLENKVASLPPYLYLHLSHDASDYDKTFYCDDAQPLLQNFAWLFLRSNQYFTPALFLMPRYDQELSKLFPEKETVFHHLGRYLLHPTNAVWGYVTRYYEAYLASAKDRVGIQVRNFPNAPVKFELMLDQIINCTMKEGILPETQLEAPANSSTTPAMGTKPKAVLVTSLQIGYSDTLQAMYYERATATGEVVGVFQPSHDELQRTERQGHNAKALAEIYLLSFSDTLVTSAFSTFGYVAQALGGLRPWILLRPDNGSGKACRRASSMEPCFHFAPTYDCKAGRVVDKGKVVPHVRHCEDLNFDWGLKLFD, from the exons ATGGCCGCCAAATTTGTCGGCGGCTCTGCCACGCAGCCGTTCCTGCTGGCCGCCTCCCTCACTCTCGTCATCCTCCTATTCGTTCTCTCCGGTGCGACTCGCAATCTGCCGCTAGATTTGCTCATCCGCAGCGGCAGCTACTCGGCACTCGAACAAG ATCCCAAGAACTGCTCTTCGGAAGCAGCAGTAGCATCTACGGGGGATTCGCCGGCGAAACCGGACAAGCTCCTCGGCGGCCTCCTGAGCCCTGACTTCGAGGAAGCCTCCTGCGTGAGCCGCTACCAATCTTCCCTATTCTGGCACTCCAATCGCACACCTTCATCTTATCTCCTTCATAAGCTACGAAGCTACGAAGCCCTCCACAAAAAGTGCGGCCCCAACACGGAGCCCTTCAACCGGAGCCTCCAACAGCTCACTGCCAGcgctgccgccgccgccggcgGAAACTCCGAGTGCAAGTACCTTGTTTGGCTTCCGTCTGACGGCCTCGGCAACCAACTCATCGCCCTCGTTTCCACCTTCCTCTACGCCCTCCTCAATGACAGGGTCCTCCTCCTCAGCATCCCCATGGGCCTCCACGGCACCTTCTGCGAGCCATTCCCCGATAGCTCATGGGCTCTGCCGTCCGATTTCCCGATCTACAACTTGGACACCCATGACTTCTACAGCAAGTCGCCGCGCAGCTACGGCTACTTGCTCGAGAACAAGGTGGCCTCCTTGCCGCCCTACCTCTACCTCCATCTTTCCCACGACGCCAGCGACTACGACAAGACGTTTTACTGCGACGACGCGCAGCCCCTGCTACAGAACTTCGCCTGGTTGTTCCTCCGCTCGAACCAGTATTTCACGCCTGCTCTGTTCCTTATGCCCCGATACGATCAGGAGCTGTCGAAGCTGTTCCCTGAGAAAGAAACGGTGTTCCACCACTTGGGCAGGTACCTTCTTCACCCCACCAACGCCGTTTGGGGCTACGTGACGAGGTACTACGAGGCTTATTTAGCCAGCGCGAAGGATCGAGTGGGGATTCAAGTTCGAAATTTTCCCAATGCGCCTGTCAAATTCGAGCTAATGCTCGACCAAATCATCAACTGCACGATGAAAGAAGGCATCTTGCCGGAGACTCAACTGGAAGCGCCGGCGAACTCCTCGACGACACCGGCGATGGGAACGAAGCCAAAGGCTGTGCTAGTGACCAGCCTCCAGATTGGGTACTCCGATACGCTGCAGGCCATGTATTACGAGCGGGCGACGGCGACCGGCGAGGTGGTGGGCGTGTTCCAGCCGAGCCACGATGAGTTACAGCGGACGGAGCGGCAGGGGCACAACGCCAAGGCGCTGGCGGAGATTTACCTGCTGAGCTTCAGCGACACGCTGGTGACGAGCGCCTTCTCCACGTTCGGGTACGTGGCGCAGGCCCTCGGCGGGCTGCGGCCGTGGATCTTGCTGCGACCGGACAATGGCAGCGGCAAGGCGTGCCGGCGGGCGTCGTCGATGGAGCCGTGCTTCCACTTCGCGCCGACGTACGACTGCAAGGCGGGGAGGGTCGTGGACAAGGGGAAGGTGGTGCCGCACGTCCGCCACTGCGAGGATTTGAACTTCGATTGGGGCCTTAAACTCTTCGATTAG